From the genome of uncultured Methanobacterium sp.:
TGAAGACTATTTCGTACCTGGCACTGTGCTTTTAAGTGATAGGGCAAGTTACAAGTTGAGAATTGAGTATCCAATGGAATAAAAATCACATTATCTTTTTTGGTTAAGGGCATGTTAACTCCAGAATAAACTTAACGTCTTTTAAAATTAAACTTCACGGTTAAATTATATTCTTCATTATATTTATTTTATTTTTATATTATTTTTTGCTGTTTCCTACTTTATTTAAATCATTGTTCAACAGAGGGGCTGATCAGTGATTAAAAGTTTCATTCTAAAGTAAATAAGTTCCATAAACTTCAAAATTATATAAATTCCAACGTAACCCCTGTACCGCGAGGTATAATGAAAATTTAGATTTTATAGTTAGATATCATTGTTTATAATATGATTGGTGCTTATGAATGTCAGGGAATGTGATTTTAGGTCATGGCCAGCACCCCTGCATCAGTTATGCCGTATTTTTCCATGGAATGAGATCTTTTAACCATTCCTGATTCTATAAGTCCGTTAAGATGTTTGTAAACCATTGCTCGAGATATTCCAACTTCTTTACCAATTTCCACGGCAGTAAAGTCATTACGGGTGAGCATTTTCATTATTTTAAGACGGGTCCGGGATATCTTCAGCTCGAATGGTGGAAGCCTAACCACTTTCTCTCCAAAACAGGTGAAAATTCCAGCCACTTCCTCCTTGTTTGCTGCAAAATTCAGAAGCGGACCTATATCTCCAGAACCATAGGCAACATAAACATCTCCGTGTATTTTGGCCCCTCTGATAATTTCTATAATCCGATTCAATGCATCCTGAGGGTCTTCTGTGTCTATTCGAATTTCACCTCCCTTTAGGAAAGAGTCCAATTCTGTTTTCCGATGTTTACCATAATGTAATGCAATTAATCCATCCGGTTGGGTTTTCATAGAGACATTAAAAAGACACTGCCCTCTTAAATTGGTAATCAGAGTTTTCATATAAATCACCTTCACTAAAATAACTCACTTCACTAAAACCATTGTCTCATTTTATTATATAACAGTATACCTTGAAAGTTACACGAAGGGTAAAGTTTATAGTTCATCATGATTTAGTACCCTCAAAGAGATTACATGGGGGAATTTGAACGAGTACAATGGATACTATAAAAGCAGAAAACTATACCACCCGACAGTTGAACACTGAGATTAAAAAGGCACTATCTGACGATAAAAATAATTTGGTACTGGAAAATCCCGGTAAACTGGACTCAATTGCAGTGGGTCTAGGTTCCGGTGTAGGAGTCACTCTAAAAGGAGATGCTGGGGATTTTGTAGCGGCACTGAATAACGGGGCCTCCATAGAAATACATGGAAATGTTGGTCGCTACGTGGGAGATAACATGACTTCCGGTGAGATCATTGTAAGAGGTTCTGCTGAAGACGGAGTTGGATTCGGAACCTACAATGGTACCATAGTTGTTTATGGGGATGCTGGCGACGCAGTAGGTCAGCTGAACAAAGGAGGAATTCTGGTAATAAATGGTAATATGGGCAAACTAGCCGGACTTTACATGCTCAGTGGGGATATAATCGTTACTGGGGATGCAGGGGAAGATACTGGGGACTGGATGATAGGGGGGAACATATACGTGGCTGGGAAGTGCCAAACCGGTACAAACGCTGCAGTAATGGAACTTGGTACCTCTGATAAGGATAAATTATCCTCAATTTTCCAGAAGTACAATATAGATGCCCAAGCTGAAGATTTCGTTAAGATTGGGCCTGAAGAGTTAAGGCCCTTTTATGGTAAAGAGGAGGCATCCCAATGAAACAGATACTCCTAACCGATCCTGAAAAGTGCGATGGATGCAATGACTGTATTGAAGCCTGTGTATCGGTAAATGATGAAAGTGGTATTTTCCTGCATAAAATGACTGAAGGTTACCAGACCATTGTCTGCCAGCAGTGCATAAACCCTTCCTGCCTCCGGGGTTGCTTTAGAGATGCAATCTACCGTGAAGGGGATGTGGTGAAGATCAACCAGGACCTCTGTGTGGGCTGCCGTCTGTGCATGCTGATGTGCCCCATAGGAAGTATCACCCACACCGATGATGAGATGCTCAAATGCGAACAACAATGTATGCAGTCACCAGATGACGTACCGGCCTGTGTTAAATCCTGTAAAGAAGGTTGCCTGAGTGTGGTGGATATTAAGGAATTTGCCACCGGTCTGCAGCAGAACTTTGAAATGGATAATACCATGGGATCAAAATCAAAACGCCCCATGTCTCCCTCAGGAGAACTGGCAGTATCCACTGAAGGATTGTGTGTATTCTGTGGTACCTGCGAAATTGTGTGCCCCACCGATGCCATTGAAATCGTGGACAGTCACGCTGAAATCGATAAAAGTCGCTGTATAATGTGTGGATCGTGTACAGCAGCATGCCCTGTGTTGATACCAACTGGGGCCGGGAGTATATGGGACCCTAGAACCATCGCGGACATACGTTACACCTCCAAGGCAGGTAAATATGTTCTCAGGGGTTTTGGTACAGAAAGACAACTACCTAGCCTGGATGATATTATAATATTGCCTGGTCAGGCTTCGGTAGCTCCGGTGGACAAGTACAGGGAAGCATGTAACACTAAAGTTGTACTGGGGACCAGGTACGCAGAAAATCCTCTGGTACTGGAAACACCAGTACTTGTTGCTGGAATGTCCTTTGGGGCTCTGTCAGAGGAATGTAAACTGGCCATGGCCAAAGGTACTTCTCTGGTAGGATCCTGTGCTAATACCGGGGAGGGGGGAATGTTACCTCTGGAAAGAGAATACGCAGATAAATTAATGGTACAGTACTCTTCAGGTCGTTTCGGAGTTTCTGCAGATTACCTTAATGTGGGAGATGCCATCGAGGTTAAAATAGGTCAGGGAGCAAAACCTGGAATGGGAGGACACCTCTTAGCCGAGAAAGTGAGTCCTAAAGTGGCTGAAATTAGGGGAATACCATTAGGAACTGATGCACTCAGCCCAGCACGATTCCTGGATGCCACCAGGCCCGGAGACCTGGATAAACACATAGAACTCATCCGCGAGGTTACTGACTGGCAGGTTCCAATAGTGGTTAAACTGGGACCCGGAAGGGTGAAAGATGATGTTCAACTGGTTGCTGAAGCTGGTGCCGATGTGATATCTGTGGATGGAATGGAAGGAGGTACAGGAGCCGCACCAGAAGTGGTTATTGAACACACCGGAATCCCCACCCTGGCAGCACTTATGGAAGCAGTCAATGGACTGGAAGAAATCGGAATGAAGGACACCGTTGATCTTATCATCACCGGAGGAATCAGAAGCGGGGCTGATGTGGCTAAATCCATGGCCCTGGGTGCTGATGCAGTGTACATTGGAACCGGTGCCATGATTGCAATGGGATGCAGAGCCTGTCGTATGTGCTACACTGGTAAATGTCCGGTGGGGGTTGCCACCCAGGATCCGTTACTGTGTGAACGTCTGGATGTGGATCTGGCTGCCATGCGCGTGGCCAACTATATTAAATCCATGACTGAGGAGACCAAGATGCTGGCCCAGCTTGCGGGTCACGATGATATTCGCAAGTTCACACCAGATGACCTGCGAGCATTAAACAGTGACACTGCAAAGATAACTGGCCTGAGGCTCACTGGATTGTAACTAGAAAAAGAGTTACTTGATTTATAACAAGAGTTCCCTTAAGATTAACTAACTTTAAGGGAATTTATTTTAATTTTTTACTTGTTTTTTTCCTTTGTTAATCTAGTACATGCCTCATATCATCGCATATCCTAAAAATAGTAAATTTAACTTAAAATAGATTTTAAAATGCAGGGTATGAGTTTTAAAATAAAAAAAGAAAATAAGGGATATTTATTCTACAGCTTCGCCTTCTAAACTGGATGCGACCATCAGTGCAATTGCTCTGTACATAAACATCATGATGTAAGGCATTATTACCAGTGGTAATAATATGAATCCAATCAGGATGATCATGGTCAGTGATCCTATGAAGTACCCTATTCCAGCTATTATCCAGATTACTATGAGGGTGATGATGTATTTGCCCCAGCCAATTCTGGATATATGTTCTAATATCTCGCTGAATCGGAATGCTGCTCCTAGGTCTCCATCGTAGTATGCCATGTTGGCGATGGCCATTAGTTCAAACAGTGAAACTATAAATCCTACTATTGCGATTACTATGTACAGTATAGCCATCATCCCGTAAGCTGCGCTTGAAACGGCAGCGACATCGGTGTAACTGGCAGTAGCTACCATACCCATGGTTATGAAATACATAATTCCATAAATTATCAATAGGGGAATGGAATAAATAATACCTACAACAAAGATTTTTAGACCATCAACGAACATTTCCCCAATTTCATCGAATTCAGGGAGCTCGTCAATACCGGCTAAAGTTGCTTTTATTATTCTGAACAAATAGCCCATGACTAAAAAGATAGGAACAATCAAAATCGAAGCAATACATATTACACCCAATATTAGTACTTTTCCCCAGTTAGAGGAAGGATACTTAATTGAGTCGGATACAATCTCTCCTATGTCCATTTTTTTTACCTCCAATTAATTTTTAAACATTTTAATTTATGGATGTCATTTTATAAAAAAGTTCATTTTTAAGAGATATTTTACTTAATTAATGGGTTTTTAAAAAAGATCAATTCAGCAAATTAATTTAGAAATCATTTTTTTTACTTTAAAAAAATAAAAAAAGAGAAAAAAAGATTTTTTATTTATTCTACGGCTTCTGGTTCTAAACTGGATGCAACAAGCAGACCAATAGCACGAGATCCGAACATAGCGATGTATGGGGCAATTACTAGTGGCAATAGGAGGAAACCAATGAGAATGAACATGGTAAGCATCCCTATGAAAAATCCAATGGCACCTACTATTGCGATTACTATGTAGGTTGCAATGTATTTTCCCCAACCGATGTTTGCAATGATATCCAGAATATCACTGAAACGGAAGGCTGCTCCGAGTTCTCCATCATTATAAGCCATATTTGCAATGGCAATGACTTCAACAAGTCCGATTATTAGTGCAACTATTAAGAATACGATGTTACTTATAATAAGCCCCCAGAACATCATTGGGTCTAAGCTGGTACTGGTGGTGACGGTCATTGATGCGCCGATGATTAAATTTAATATCAAAGCTATTATGTACACTGGGATTGCGTAGACAATTGCAACAACGAATATTTTAAGTCCATCCACGAACATATCTCCAATTTCATCGAAATCAGGTAGTTCGTCTACTCCAGCTAATGTGGCTTTTATAATTCTAAATATGTATCCATATACTAAAAATATGGGAACAATCAAAATAGATGCGATCATTATTACTCCCAAAATAAGCACCTTCCCCCAGTTGGAAGAGGGATACTTAAGGGAATCAGATACAATTTCTCCAATATCCATGTTAAATACCTCCATTTTTAGGTATCTGTTATTTATGTTTCTGTTCTTATAAAGATAATGTGTTATATTCACTATAAGGATAATAAAAATCCTAAAAAGTGAATGAATGATAGTACGCATAAAAAATTATTTAACTTAAGTTTTCAACCTCAACTTATCTAAATTTGCTCATTGGGGTTCGAGCCCGGAAACAAACAAAAGTCCCAGAGCTCTGGCGTATAATAAATAAAGATATGGATAGAGAACGAAAATAATTAAAATCCATCCTAATATAGGTATAAATCCAAGAACTCCTGCTATGGCGCCTATAATGGTCCCCAATATGATCATCATTATGTACCAGATTATGTAGTCCACCCAGCCTATGGCATTGATGGTGTCCAGTATTTCCCTGAATCTGAATGCGGCCCCAATATCACTGTTATAATAAGCCATATTAGCTATTCCAATGGTGAAAAACACTCCACAGATAACAGCAATGATCAATCCCATTACAAGTAATCCTCCCATTAAACCGAAGGCACTGAAAATAGTAGCGGGTAATATATTATCTCCAGAAGCCCCTAAAGCTACCAGTGAATTAATGGAAGCCCAGATACTTATGAATATGATAAGGAATGGAACGATGAAGTAAACCAGTTCCACTACAAAGATTTTAAGACCATCGGTGAACATTTCTCCCCATTCATCGAATTCAGGGAGATGGTTAACTCCGGCAACAGACCATTTCAGAGCTCTGAAAACATATCCCATAGCTAAAAAAGCAGGAATAATTAAAAAACTTGTTAAAATTAATATTCCCAGTATTATAACTTTCTTCCAATCCTGTAAGGGATATTTCATTGCATCTGAAGTCAAATATCCTATATCCATACAATCTCCTCTTACCTATTTCTGGAAATTTACATTAGGTCTTATCATTACCCTTTCATTCCCTTGCATGAGCCTATATTATAAATAGTGGTTTTATGAACTAAAAATAGTTTATTGACATTCTTAAATTAAATTTGTATGTTCATTAAGTGCTCAAGTTATGGCCAAAGTTTAGTTCAAGTAGTTTAATTCTAAAATTAAGGCATAGAAATAAAGTGTTAGAGTTAATACAAGTAATTAAGTTTTAAAATTAAATATTCGGCAGTTGAATAATGGTTATTCTTATTAGGTATCATTTATGTGTGGAGAACGTATTCGAAAATGATTTAAACCAATTTTAAGGAAGAATATAGATGTAATGATAATATAACAAATTCATAAATTTATAATAAAATTCCAGATTTTTTTTTAAAAAAATTTAATAATCTAATAAGTCTTATATCTGAGAATAATATAGATAAATGGAAATGATATAATTCATGATAAAATCTTATCTTAACGATTTGTCTATAGGACTCCTCTCAACGACATTAACCTGGTGAAACAATGAAATGGCAAGTTATTCTCTTAATTATCCTGGCAATATTTGGGGGTTATCTTGTTATTTCGTCTATGATGGGTCCATATGAGCCAGTGGGAAGATTGGGACTTGTTAAACTGGCTAACCCCGATATGTATCCTGGTCACCCTCATTCTCAGCTTTTAGCAGAATATGCAACTGAAAGAGGCTCTAAATGTGCACTGGTAGTCCATTTTGCAGGGGATTCCAACTATCGTCACTATATGGAGGGGGATGTGATGATAATAGAAATGGCATTCATTGACACCAATGGTACTGGTGCTGAGGGGCCCACCAATTATATGGATTCACTTAAACTGGCTCTATTCGGAGTTCCGGATGGCAGATATAAATTCAAGGCTGATGGACTAACCTTTAACAATTGGAACGATGCCAATAAATATATTCTGAAGATAGCGGCTCAGAATGGGCAGAAAGGGCCTATTCCAATGGTCTGGCATGGAACTGCAAGATCGGGCAATCCCATATTCTCTCAAGGGTGTGGATTACCACTTTACTTCTACATAACTTGGAAAGAGTACGGTCAGTTCGCAGCCTATTACTACGTCTTAAAGGGAATGATAACACCCTACCTGAGCCTACCATACCGTGACTATGAGCTCCAGCATGCCTCTGAACTGCAGTACTATTATACTCATGACATGTTGAATTATCAGTAAAAATATGGTGTTGATTAGTCTAAAATAAGATTTATTCTATTTTTTTGAGGAGTTATCCTATATTTTTTTGTTTAGTTACATCCTGATTATGTAAGCCCACAATGACATTTTCAATGAAAGATAATGGAGCATCAGTTTTTAAACCATTGGGATTAAAGTGAGTTCTGGTAACCAGATATCCTCCTTCCTTAATGAGGCCCATGACTCCATCCATTGAAGGGGCGCTTATCTTTAACTTTCGGCAAACAGCATGCACATCGTAAAATGTGGGGGGAGCATCTGCCTCGGCATGGCATTTTTCCAGGAGTTTCATGACTTCGTTTGTCCGGTTAATCTTCAAATCAGGTACTATGTCCAGCATTCTGCTCAAAAAGTCAGAATTCTGTATCTCTCCGCACCAGAGTGGTCCGGCAATATTCCAAATTTCCCCACAATCTGGGCATTTTAAGAAGATTTTGGGCGCTATACCCTTAAAAACCTGTCGATAAAGACATTTGGGGCAATATGCTATGTAACCAAGGTTTTCCAGGGATTCATCAGTATTTTTAGCTCCTTTACCCACCAGGGCGTACAGGCGCATGTAATGCTCTGTGCTGTGGGAGAATTGGAACTCCAGATACTTTTTATATTTGGAGAAAGTGCGGGAAAGGAAACCTGCCAGGATCCGGAGGCCGGTTTCATGACAGTACTCATTTCTAAAAGGTTTAGCACCATATTTACGTATGCATGGTTTCCGGTAGGTGCCACAAAGAGCGGAAGTGTCGGTGGCAGTGATGCAGATCATCCCTCCTGCCTTGATACTGGCAGCTGCCGACTCAACATAGGGTGAGGGGGTTCCGAATGGATCGATATCCACAACATCAAATCTACCCTTGCATTTGCGAAGAATTAGATTAGCATCCTCGCGGCAAGCCTTTACATTGTTCAAACCATTTTCCAGAATATTTTCATTGGCAAGCTCCACTGCCAGGGGATTTAAATCATTCACCACTGCCAGAGAAACACCTTCTATTTCCTTAGCGTAGCGTATTCCCCTTATCCCACTGCCTCCGAAGGCATCGCAGATAGTGATATCTTCCTCTTTCTGCTTATGGTATGTGGTCAAAGCGGTTACCGAAAGGTCTCGGTTAAGTTCCATAACTGGGTTGAAAAAAACAGGTGCTTTAGCGGTTACTTTTTCAAACTGAGGAATTTTAACCCTTACTTGACCTTCATCTATGTATAAAAACTCTATTTCATTAAATTCAACCATTTAATTAACCTCAAATAGTCATGGACGTGAAACTTTTTATTTACTGATGGATTTACTTTAAATGCTTTTTATTAAGTAGATTTAAATTATAATTCATTAATCAACTTCAAGTTTTTTATATATTTAATCTCATAATCATTTATCTCCTAACAATCGACCCATTAATAATATATTGTATAAATATAGAAAGATTATCTTGGATTAGGAGTAAAAACTATGTCGTCGTCCATTTCATCAATATCATTTTTAGAGAATGCTTCTGAAGGCAAAAACAACTGGTGGAGATATCTTTTAACAGTTATCCTTTCCCTGGTTGGTGGTAGTTTCGTGGCAGGGCTTGTACTGGGACTGTTGTTAATATTTTCATCGGTTTTTGTCTCAGGAGGAATATCAAATATTGCTAATTTCATTGAATCGGTTATGAACAGCCCATTCACCCTTGTAATACTGGTTGGAATTAGTTACAGCATCTCATTTTTTCTTTTCTATATCTGCCTGCGATTTTTGCAACATAAACATTTGTTAAAGATCATAAACACAGTTTCTGGTCTACGCTGGAAACTCTTATTTAAAGGGCTGATTTTATGGGCATTGATCCTGTTTATACTTTCTTTACCCGATCTTATCTTCAATCCAGGGAGTTATCAGATTACCTATAATTCAGGGAGTTTCCTCATCCTCCTAATTATTTGCATTCTGGTTTTCCCAATCCAGGCATCATTTGAGGAAATTTTATTCAGAGGATACCTCATGCAGGGTTTCAGCCTAGTTTCCAAAAAACCATGGGTCCCGCTTTTAATCACTTCTCTATTATTTGGATGTGTACATTTCTTCAATGGAACCAATCTATATATGGATCTTTCAATTGTTGCATCTACATTCATCATCGGGATGATGCTGGGAGTCATAGCCCTGGGAGATAATGGTATAGAAACTGCTATGGGGGTGCACATAGCCAATAACCTTTACGTTGCACTGTTGTACAACTCTACAGATTCAGGACTTCCAGGTCTGCCTTCAATGGTTACGGCCCAGGCAGCAGACCCCTTCACTGGCCTACCCCTGTTAATTTTGGCGGCTCTTTTAATGATTGCCATCCTGTTCTGGAATAGGAAAGAGGATATTGTGCGGATATTCCGTTAAATAGGATTCAATTCTTCGTTTAATCCCCAATATTCTCTTTTTTTAAGGATGTAGGTATGTTTTTAAGTATGGAAATCAATGTAAACATCGTGGATGAAAAGCAAGTTTAAATTTCAAATATTTTTTTAAATCATCTCTCAAACGCCTATATAATCATTTATGGGTTATTTAATGGCCATGGAATGATTTAATTAAACTTATCTATGTTATCCAGGATTAGTAGTTCAGGTGAATTTATGATACCCATTGCCAAGCCCCTTATCGGTGAAGAAGAGATTGAAGAAGTGGAAAAAGTATTGAGGTCCGGGTTCATAGCCCAGGGCCCACGAGTGGCAGAATTTGAGGAAAAATTTGCCAGCTACGTTGGAACGAAACATGCAATTGCTGTTAGTTCAGGAACAACAGCATTACACCTTTCATTACTGGCGTTAGGTGTGGGAAATGGTGATGAGGTTATAACCACTCCATTCAGCTTTGCAGCCACTGGTAACTGTGCCCTCTATGTTGGAGCCAGACCAGTATTTGTGGATATTGATCCCCATACTTTTAACCTGGACCCCAACCAGATTGAAAAGGCCATAACCGAAAAAA
Proteins encoded in this window:
- a CDS encoding DUF4013 domain-containing protein, whose translation is MDIGEIVSDSLKYPSSNWGKVLILGVIMIASILIVPIFLVYGYIFRIIKATLAGVDELPDFDEIGDMFVDGLKIFVVAIVYAIPVYIIALILNLIIGASMTVTTSTSLDPMMFWGLIISNIVFLIVALIIGLVEVIAIANMAYNDGELGAAFRFSDILDIIANIGWGKYIATYIVIAIVGAIGFFIGMLTMFILIGFLLLPLVIAPYIAMFGSRAIGLLVASSLEPEAVE
- a CDS encoding glutamate synthase-related protein: MKQILLTDPEKCDGCNDCIEACVSVNDESGIFLHKMTEGYQTIVCQQCINPSCLRGCFRDAIYREGDVVKINQDLCVGCRLCMLMCPIGSITHTDDEMLKCEQQCMQSPDDVPACVKSCKEGCLSVVDIKEFATGLQQNFEMDNTMGSKSKRPMSPSGELAVSTEGLCVFCGTCEIVCPTDAIEIVDSHAEIDKSRCIMCGSCTAACPVLIPTGAGSIWDPRTIADIRYTSKAGKYVLRGFGTERQLPSLDDIIILPGQASVAPVDKYREACNTKVVLGTRYAENPLVLETPVLVAGMSFGALSEECKLAMAKGTSLVGSCANTGEGGMLPLEREYADKLMVQYSSGRFGVSADYLNVGDAIEVKIGQGAKPGMGGHLLAEKVSPKVAEIRGIPLGTDALSPARFLDATRPGDLDKHIELIREVTDWQVPIVVKLGPGRVKDDVQLVAEAGADVISVDGMEGGTGAAPEVVIEHTGIPTLAALMEAVNGLEEIGMKDTVDLIITGGIRSGADVAKSMALGADAVYIGTGAMIAMGCRACRMCYTGKCPVGVATQDPLLCERLDVDLAAMRVANYIKSMTEETKMLAQLAGHDDIRKFTPDDLRALNSDTAKITGLRLTGL
- a CDS encoding DUF4013 domain-containing protein — encoded protein: MDIGYLTSDAMKYPLQDWKKVIILGILILTSFLIIPAFLAMGYVFRALKWSVAGVNHLPEFDEWGEMFTDGLKIFVVELVYFIVPFLIIFISIWASINSLVALGASGDNILPATIFSAFGLMGGLLVMGLIIAVICGVFFTIGIANMAYYNSDIGAAFRFREILDTINAIGWVDYIIWYIMMIILGTIIGAIAGVLGFIPILGWILIIFVLYPYLYLLYARALGLLFVSGLEPQ
- a CDS encoding type II CAAX endopeptidase family protein, with the translated sequence MSSSISSISFLENASEGKNNWWRYLLTVILSLVGGSFVAGLVLGLLLIFSSVFVSGGISNIANFIESVMNSPFTLVILVGISYSISFFLFYICLRFLQHKHLLKIINTVSGLRWKLLFKGLILWALILFILSLPDLIFNPGSYQITYNSGSFLILLIICILVFPIQASFEEILFRGYLMQGFSLVSKKPWVPLLITSLLFGCVHFFNGTNLYMDLSIVASTFIIGMMLGVIALGDNGIETAMGVHIANNLYVALLYNSTDSGLPGLPSMVTAQAADPFTGLPLLILAALLMIAILFWNRKEDIVRIFR
- a CDS encoding DUF4013 domain-containing protein — encoded protein: MDIGEIVSDSIKYPSSNWGKVLILGVICIASILIVPIFLVMGYLFRIIKATLAGIDELPEFDEIGEMFVDGLKIFVVGIIYSIPLLIIYGIMYFITMGMVATASYTDVAAVSSAAYGMMAILYIVIAIVGFIVSLFELMAIANMAYYDGDLGAAFRFSEILEHISRIGWGKYIITLIVIWIIAGIGYFIGSLTMIILIGFILLPLVIMPYIMMFMYRAIALMVASSLEGEAVE
- a CDS encoding tributyrin esterase, with protein sequence MDTIKAENYTTRQLNTEIKKALSDDKNNLVLENPGKLDSIAVGLGSGVGVTLKGDAGDFVAALNNGASIEIHGNVGRYVGDNMTSGEIIVRGSAEDGVGFGTYNGTIVVYGDAGDAVGQLNKGGILVINGNMGKLAGLYMLSGDIIVTGDAGEDTGDWMIGGNIYVAGKCQTGTNAAVMELGTSDKDKLSSIFQKYNIDAQAEDFVKIGPEELRPFYGKEEASQ
- a CDS encoding tRNA (guanine(10)-N(2))-dimethyltransferase, which encodes MVEFNEIEFLYIDEGQVRVKIPQFEKVTAKAPVFFNPVMELNRDLSVTALTTYHKQKEEDITICDAFGGSGIRGIRYAKEIEGVSLAVVNDLNPLAVELANENILENGLNNVKACREDANLILRKCKGRFDVVDIDPFGTPSPYVESAAASIKAGGMICITATDTSALCGTYRKPCIRKYGAKPFRNEYCHETGLRILAGFLSRTFSKYKKYLEFQFSHSTEHYMRLYALVGKGAKNTDESLENLGYIAYCPKCLYRQVFKGIAPKIFLKCPDCGEIWNIAGPLWCGEIQNSDFLSRMLDIVPDLKINRTNEVMKLLEKCHAEADAPPTFYDVHAVCRKLKISAPSMDGVMGLIKEGGYLVTRTHFNPNGLKTDAPLSFIENVIVGLHNQDVTKQKNIG
- a CDS encoding helix-turn-helix domain-containing protein, with protein sequence MKTLITNLRGQCLFNVSMKTQPDGLIALHYGKHRKTELDSFLKGGEIRIDTEDPQDALNRIIEIIRGAKIHGDVYVAYGSGDIGPLLNFAANKEEVAGIFTCFGEKVVRLPPFELKISRTRLKIMKMLTRNDFTAVEIGKEVGISRAMVYKHLNGLIESGMVKRSHSMEKYGITDAGVLAMT